Below is a window of Arabidopsis thaliana chromosome 2, partial sequence DNA.
gaaattaTTTACCTTCGTCTTGATCTCCAGCAATACCTAAACATTACAACCGTACCTAAATAAGTATAAGAGGGAAACCAAAAAATCCTATTGATAGGAGAACCTAGAGATAGAGAATTGTACCTACAGGGCCACCAGAGAGGTTGTTCAGAATTCTTTGCAGGTCTGCCAGCTTAACCGGTCCAGAGGACGATGTCACGTCACTCACCTCTGAAGACAAATTTGGTACAACCAAGTTTCCCGCTCTATGCAAGatgaaaaaattcaaataagcCATAGCATTCTATATAAGCTAATACTTTTCACATGGTATTCAAACTGCAAATCAAGGATATTTGTTGAAAATCTTCACATAATAACGAAAAACATATGACTCTGAAATTTAAGCTTTCCGAATCTCATCAAAAAAGAGTCTGATAGCTTTTCGCAGAAAATCTATTGACCCCTGAGTGGCCATGTCTACACAACTTTAATGTGCAAAGTCCATTTACACAACTCACAAGTAGGATGTAAGTTACCAAAGCATTCCACAGATGCAACATAAGGAAAAATagcaagaaaatatatgtttcaatGACACTGACCACAAAGCAATCAACCCATTTCTGAAGATAAAATGGTAAGCCAGTTATGTACTTTGCAAAACCGACAGTGAGACTATCACTTTGACATTAATCAGTACCTAGATGATGTATTATCCTCTGCCATGTCTTCCAGCTCCTCCGTGATAGCAGCTGCAAGTCCTTCTTCACCAGGAAACTCTGGTGCACAGGAAAATTTATTAGATTGATTCAACCTTTTCGTCTTATGCAATTGACTACGTATTGTCACTATCAAGCATGCGTAATACACATAAAGAGATGAGAAAATAACATTTACATGCTCATATGTGAATTATTGCAGAATCTTAGTGACATTATAAGTAAAAAGGCTACAATTTGTGGCGTCCATTCCATCTGGGATAAGAGAAGTTTTCGAGTgctaaaaaacaataacacaTTTTAGCTCCTCACTTCAAACTTTTCTTAATACGCAAACCAACAATGACAAGCAAGAAATCAAACATACTCTTGCAAATCTgatctttgatatatattaaaaacttcTTCACCATTCAGTCGATAAGCGCATTAGACTGATTGGTAGTCACACTCAAGATCCATTTACGCAGGAAATTTAAAAAAGTGGTTCCTTCTATGGTACAATTACAACTAAATTTGGATTCGATGAAATATAAAAGCAAGCAGAAATATGGATTTGAACCAGTGTTCTACAACCAAGGCGCCACCTATTCGTGGcaaattttttcatattcatgATGGAAACGATTACATGAGCtaatgaaaagaaattgttGTGCATGCTATTTGGAAAGGGAAGCTCCTTATAAATATTAGTACCATGAAACTATTACCAAATCCGCGTTGACACATAAAATGCCAGATGAATGAATGTACGAAGGaatatgtattttaattttaaggaTAAGAAAGCTAGTTTGCTCATCATGGAAGTTGGAAGGTTAAACAGTAAGAAAGACATTAGTACAAGGATGCAGTCATATCCTAGACTGTTTGTAACAAGGTAGGAATGTTACATGCCTAGTGGTTGATTGAGGTATTGATTGACTGAAGAGCACAATTCTGCATCACCTTCAGCTCTTGGCTCCtgcaaaataatttagaaatagAGTTCTGAGAGACAAACAAGATCAAAGATATAAGTGATTAAGGTGAACAAACATACAAACATatctttaagaaaacaaacaagtaaCCTGCATCCAGAAGAATAACTTGCGGTCATCACTGTTGAACTTCAGAATATACACCCTGTCTGAGGATTGATTAACCTTTTCAAATAGAGCTTCATCTGGGAAAACAATTTGATCCTATAAATAGGTATGGTCAAGGAGAAAACTTCGTAACTGGAACATCTGGTAGCAACAATTAATAAATCCTTCAGTTTTTGTTCTATTCATGCAtggcaaaaaataaaaaaacctcCTAGGTGGATAGAGCTAAGAAATTTGACCGTCTTGGGTCACGAATCCACTGGTATAGCAAAGACTTGATACTAGGAGAATCTCTAGTCCTTttctaaaattcaaaaaaacaagtgCAGAGGATACATCTTCTACTGTATTCTGGTTTCGATCAAGCCACTGGAAATGAATCAGTCCCTCGTCACCCTAAAAGAAAGGATAACAGGATTAAAAAACCTAGGTTAACATTTACAGAGAACCAGTAATAAACGTGTTCTGACACCAACAATTAGATTCCGATATGCTTTAACTTCAATAGGAAAAGCTGATACACTCCAACGTTCAATGGAAACgaataaattcaaattactAAATGGAAACTAAAAGCGTCGACATTACTCTAGCTATGCGGACAAGTCCTTTTCGTGCATCAGGGACAACTCTTGTTCCCTGCAAAGACATCTTCCCAGCACGAAACTCAAGCATGATCTCCTGCCAAAATTAGTCCAAACATAAGTGTAAGAACCTTCGTAATTAGTCTAAGAACaataagagaaagataaacacCACCTATAGTTACCTGCATCACGGGAAACGCTTCGCTTGAACTCATAATCACCACCTCTTTCTAGTGAACACTATTcagtaaacagagaaatcagaaTAAATTCAGCTTGGTGCTCTTAGATCAAGGCTTAAAACAAGTTCTTCTGCAAAGTTTATTGACAACAATCATATGTATACTAAAGATAACGAAATCCGTGAAAATTGCAAAACCAAATCTCGAACAGAGCAGATTGAAGCGAAGATAACAAAACGCTAGGGTTACCAATCTTCgtagaaattgaaaaaaagagagagagagagagagatttacaACCTTAAGGCTAGTGTGTTGACAAGGTTAAAGAATACCTTAGCAGAGGAAAGTTCGCGAGTAATGGAttttggagagaaagaaaacgcttctcgtttttttttttctttcaattgcGTCGTctcttgtgttttttctttcttcttgtataaACAAGGGCCCCTATAAGGCTACAAACAACAATTCATCCGAACAACTCCAAGCCCAATCcgaatttttcttcattaggcttttaatttttgggtttgctGCAAACAAAACCTGTAAGTCAATTTCGTTTACAAATCTACCATTCATATCCGAACTATACAAGTTAATCATATGAACTCTAAAGTCATCCGCAAAATAAACTTCGGTCATATCGATGACGTGACATCGCTAAAAAGGACATGAATTTCATTAGTTTCTTGTGCcataaaacataacaaaaaatgacatgaaaattaaagaaaatatccaTTGAAATATCGATTTGGGGGAAACATTAAGGTTTAGAGAGTAGTTCATTTGGAAGAATTCGATATGGGAAATGATGGTATCGTGATCCACTTAGATTACAGAGTGGTTCGATTGAGGTCATATTATTAATCTATATTAAGAGAGTCAAATTGATTTAGAGGGTTTTTCGAAATAActatcttttttatataaattttaaggTGCAAATGATTGCCTAGAATTAAGAAGTTGAAAGAATTGAATGAGCATTCATCTAATATTTTACCATTTAAAATGAATAAGTTGGAAAAATAATACAACCATTTCAAGTTGGAAAAATGaactaattattaaaaataaagttataacTTGTTCATCTCATATTTCGCAGAGGAATGAGTTGAATATCGCAGAGGAATGAGTTGAATAgtattcaacttttttttttcaactcaaattttctattttttttcatcgTTATCCAACCATTTGCAGCCTTAATATATTCAGTTCAAGTGAATGATCAGATCACTTAACTTAGAAAACTCACATTATTTATTGCAAACTTAATCACTTGATTATTCCATAATCTAATTAGGCTAATTCTCTACCAAACCTCTCTCATATCACTTAACGCAGCCAATATCTAAATAGTCTGCTAAATTCTCAATCATCCATCTTTctatacaaaactaaaaagttaaattataAAGTCTACAAGAAAAGTTGGAACCCTAGTAAACAAACATACATtttacaaacagaaaaaaagcACTTGAGAAAAAGTAATACAATGAGGTCCATACACGTCTGATTTAGCTGTAATGTTGGTACGTCCAAAGAAACTCACCGTCCAACCACATCACTACTTAACCACTACGAAATTTCCAtcttattattcttctttatcatttcttattaaattcaatttaacttcttattttaataaccaaataaaaaagtttcaacaagaataaaaaaaaagtaaagtgTTATTCATATATTCGACAGTGacgaaaacaagaaactcCAATCAAACCCAAAAGCCCAAAACccagaagaacaaaaaatctctcttttgaaAATTCTCCTTTTGCAAATCATTCAAGTGAAGcacaatcatcttcttcttcttctccagcttcatcaatctcttctaGACTTTTTGCGTTTACCTGAAAAACTGTTTTGATCGTAAGTATCTGATTGCTTCGATGTCGCTGTCGAATCAGATTCCCGTTTACTCTCGATGAccctttgcttcttcttccactttttTTCCACAGTTTTCTGATAACTCTTCTCAGATGAGAAGTTCTAAGTTACTTCTTctcaagttcttcttcttcttcttcttcaatctgaCTTCGCTTGGTACAGTGTCTTTCTATTATTAATTCtattgctaaaaaaaaaattctaggttaagtttaaatttcaattttcaactcTTATTACGATGTTGGGTTTTGCTAATTTCGTTGATTGATCAAACATAGTTGAATCTTAAATgttatgattttgaatttctggttgttttttttctgatgattttttttttttttttttgatcttTAAGAGTATCAAGTTGATGGAGCATTTGTTGGAACATATGGGATAAATTATGGAAGGATAGCTGACAACATACCATCTCCGGAGAAAGTAGTTTTACTTCTAAAGCAAGCTAAAATTCGGAATGTGCGTATATACGATGTAGATCACACTGTTCTTGAAGCTTTTAGTGGAACTGGTTTAGACCTTGTTGTTGGACTTCCTAatgggtttttaaaagagatgaGTTCAAATGCTGATCATGCTTTCTCTTGggttaaagaaaatattcagTCTTTCTTACCCAAGACTCGGATTCGCGGTATCGCTATAGGTAACGAAGTTCTTGGAGGCGGTGATTCTGAGCTCGCGGGAGCTTTACTTGGTGCTGCTAAAAATGTGTACAATGcgttgaagaaaatgaatctgGAGGACACTGTGCAGATCACTACGGCTCATTCACAGGCTGTGTTTTCTGATTCCTACCCGCCTTCGTCTTGTGTGTTTAAAGAGAATGTTGTTCAGTTCATGAAGCCATTGTTGGAGTTTTTTCAGCAGATTGGgtctcctttttgtttgaatgcTTACCCTTTTTTGGCGTACACTTATAATCCGAAGGAGATTGATATCAACTATGCTCTTTTCAAGCCAACGGAAGGGATATATGACCCGAAAACCGATTTGCATTACGATAACATGCTTGATGCTCAGATTGATGCTGCTTACATGGCGTTGCAAGATGCTGGGTTTAAGAAGATGGAGGTTATGATCACTGAAACTGGGTGGGCTTCTAAAGGGGATTCAGATGAACCTGCAGCAACACCAGAGAACGCAAGAACGTATAACTATAACCTCAGGAAGAGGCTTGCTAAGAAGAAAGGGACACCTCTTAGACCAAAAACGGTGCTTAAAGCCTATATCTTTGCATTGTTCaatgaaaactcaaaaccGGGCAAGAGTTCTGAGACACACTTTGGACTTTTTAAACCTGATGGAACCATATCATATGACATTGGATTCAACAATCTAAAGTCTGATTCTCCCAAGTCACTCATTTCATCATCAAAGGTATGAATTCTGTCATTAAGGAGGCCATAGTATACTTGTAATGATTGTATCCATTATATAGAACATTTTGCTCTTTGAGTCTCATTCCGACTTTGAATCTTCTGCGTTTTGTTGCAGTCAGCTCGTTACTATGTGGCATTGGTCATCTCTGTCTCGGCTTTCCTCTTGATGATATAAATGCGGAAATGGTGTGAGCTTTGACGATCCTTGGATTTGGTCGTACATTCGTAGcactataatatatattactagGGTTGGGACGCTAACGAAATGGTAGGAGCACAAATTTACTGCAATTCTCATATATGTAGCCAAGAGATATCCAGAAAAGATATCACCAGACACTATCATATATACACATCTTATGTAAAACAAATCTAATACATAAATTTGGGTCTCTGCTTATATTTTGTTGGATTGGATACTGGGGAAATTAACGGATATCATATTCAAATCTTTCATAATCTGACAAGCCTCTGGGTTCTGCGTCATTTTTGTGTAATAGAAGACTGGTTTTGTGGAGGTAGTGTAGAGGATAAAAATAGCAGGTGTGTCAATGAGAGTGTCGTAAATAGTGTTGAGGTAAAAAAGATCCTAGTGGTTTGGGTTTTCAGTTATGGAGAGTCTTCAGCCTAAAGAGAAGCGTATCCTCATTAGTGTCTTATTATCTCTCCCTCCAAATTCACAAACTTACATATTACGTAATGCTGCTCATAGcgacaaaattcaaaaatgtgTTCCTCCTCCGACTGTATTCTTCCTGGCCCACCGAGCCGAAGCAACCTATCGGCTGCTGACCTGAGCCCTTCCGGCCTCTTGGCATTTGCCTCTGGTTCTTCTGTCTCTCTCGTCGACTCACGCTCTCTCCAGCTCATTTCCTCCGTCTCTCTCCCGTCTCCCATCTCTTGTGCATTTTCTACGGTCACCTCTGTTCGTTGGGCTCCTGTCCCTGTCCAGCGTGATCTCTTCTCCTCTGATCTCCTCATCGCTGTGGGTGACCACCTCGGCCGCATTGCTCTCGTTGACTTCCGCCTCTGTTCTGTTCGTCTATGGCTTGAACAAAGCTGTGACAGTGCTAGTGCTAGAGGGAAGAGCCTTGGTTGTGGTGGCGTACAGGACCTATGTTGGGTATTGGCTCGGCCAGACTCCTACGTCCTCGCTGCCATTACCGGTCCATCTTCTCTCTCGCTATACACGGATTCAGGACAATTATTCTGGAAATATGACGCATCACCTGAATATTTATCATGCATTCGTTGTGACCCCTTTGATTCCCGCCATTTTTGTGTCCTTGGCCTCAAAgggtttcttctctctttgaaaCTTCTTGGGACAACCGAGAATGACGTCCCTACAAAGGAGTTTCAAATCCAAACAGATTGCAGCGATCTACAGAAGCTAGAACGGGAAGTTGTTGCTAGCAGCAGTCACTCAACATGTCCTGCATCAGCCGTTTTTCCTCTCTATTCCGCTAAATTCTCTTTCTCACCGCATTGGAAACACATCCTCTTCGCCACATTTCCCAGAGAGCTTTTCgtgtttgatttaaaatatgaaGCAGCCCTCTACGTAGTAGCATTACCTCGTGGCTACGCAAAGTTTGTAGATGTTTTGCCTGACCCAAGCCAGGAGTTTCTATACTGCCTTCACCTCGATGGCAGGCTAAGCATTTGGCGACGAAAAGAGTGCGCCGAGAAGTTCTCTATTCATCTTTGTTCCTCTCTGTGGTATTTTCTTAGTTCATTCTGTTTGTTTTCTCACTTTTGTAGAGGGGAACAGGTCCATGTCTTATGTGCAATCGAAGAGTTCATGCCAACGATTGGTAATTCTGTACCATCACCATCTCTTCTGACTCTTCTAATCTCCCAATTGGATTCAACCCTCCAGAACATCAGGACTATCCATTCAGATGCTCTTTTGGATAGTTCAGAGCTCGagatttcttttgatttcaacAACGATGCTTTTCTTCTATTCAAAACACATTTCATATCTATATCTGATGATGGTAAAATATGGAGTTGGATCTTGACTTTTAATGGAGATGAGGATTCTAATCCTCAAACTAATGAGAATCTGATAGAGAGTCCTACTAATGGCAATCAAGATCTCCATCCTAATATATCTTTCGAGGTCTATGATAAAAACTGGAACCTTCTTTGCTTATCTTTCCCcttcaatatttttgtgtttacatGAAACTCATTGATACAGATCACATTAGTTGGACAACTTCAACTTCTCTCGTCCGCAGTGACTGTGCTTGCGATACCAACACCTTCCATGACCGCAACATTGGCTCGTGAGTTGTATAGACAACTCGtgaatttaaatattaaatgaaaatctCAAGCTCATGGATAGGAATGTATTGTTTGAAGGTGGAGGGAATTTTCCTGCTGTAGTAGTTCCTCTTGTAGCTTTGGGAACCGAAGCTGGCACAAttgatgttgttgatgtgTCTGCAAACGCAGTGGCAGCAAGTTTCTCTGCACACACTAGTAGTATAAGGGGTTTGAATTGGCTAGGAAATTCGAGACTAGTTTCATACTCTTGTAGTCGGGTAAAGAAAAATTCATATCTGTAAGATCCTTAATAATTTTTGCTCGATTTCCACTGTTTGAACACTAGAAATGTTGCTTTGGTGATGTCAGGTGAGTAAACGAACAGGTGGGTATGTTAATAAGCTCGTCGTCACATGTCTTCGGAGTGGCGTCAGTAGAGGCTTTCGAGTATTGCAAAAGCCAGAGCGAGCTCCTATAAGAGCTTTGAGGGCTTCATCTTCTGGGAGGTtggtttctttactttttcatAGGCTTCACAAAGAGATGAAAGAGTCTTTGACATCATGTTTTCAGGtatcttcttattttgttcCGTGATGCTCCAGTAGAAGTATGGGCAATGACTAAAAGCCCTGTGATGGTGAGTTTGGAGTGATGGAAATACTTGAGAAAGTTATGATGAAATGGGTTTGTAGTTATATTACTATGTCTTGTACTTTGATGTAGCTTAGATCACTAGCTCTCCCATTCACGGTTCTAGAATGGACTCTCCCAACTATTCCAAGCATAGCTCAGAAGAGTCTTTCAAAGCAGCTTTCGATGTCTTCTAACCAAGAAGTAAATGTTACACCTAGTGACATTGAAACTCCAAACGCATCAGATTCTAGTAAGCGACTTTCTATAACAATTTAATCATCTTACCTTGAAACTTGTGACAAAGGAATTCCTTTCTAACAGAAGCTGTAGCTGCTGATGCACTCCAAGATGATGCTTCTGAAAGTTTCGCATTTGCACTGGTAAATGGTTCACTTGGCGTATTTGAAGTTTACGGACGAAGAATTCGAGATTTCAGGTTGCTTTTCAGGGAAAACATCCTCAAagccattttttatttttacatgcACTAACAAtgttaatttaatttcttttgttagaCCAAAATGGCCGGCgtcttctttcatctctaCCGATGGGTTAATTACTGCTATGGCCTATCGCTTACCTCATGTTGTATGTACTATGCCTCTTGATGATATATCTGTCTGGTTTTAAGCAATATCTTAGAAAATCACTTAACAGGTTACAGGTGACAAGTTAGGGAACATACGGTGGTGGGATGTAGTATCCGGTAACTCATCTTCGTTTAACACCTGCAAAGAAGGAATAAAGAAGATCAAATTTTCCCCTGTCTTTTCTGGCGATATAAGCAGAGGACGAATAACAGTGCTATTTTATGACAACACATTCTCTATCTACGATCTCGTAAGATTTCTTGTAATTTTTAGACGTTGTTATAAGAGGTCTCATATTCTTAAGTCAT
It encodes the following:
- the RPN13 gene encoding regulatory particle non-ATPase 13 (regulatory particle non-ATPase 13 (RPN13); FUNCTIONS IN: molecular_function unknown; INVOLVED IN: cell adhesion; LOCATED IN: integral to membrane, nucleus, cytoplasm; EXPRESSED IN: 23 plant structures; EXPRESSED DURING: 13 growth stages; CONTAINS InterPro DOMAIN/s: 26S proteasome complex ubiquitin receptor, subunit Rpn13 (InterPro:IPR006773); Has 35333 Blast hits to 34131 proteins in 2444 species: Archae - 798; Bacteria - 22429; Metazoa - 974; Fungi - 991; Plants - 531; Viruses - 0; Other Eukaryotes - 9610 (source: NCBI BLink).), which codes for MSSSEAFPVMQEIMLEFRAGKMSLQGTRVVPDARKGLVRIARGDEGLIHFQWLDRNQNTVEDDQIVFPDEALFEKVNQSSDRVYILKFNSDDRKLFFWMQEPRAEGDAELCSSVNQYLNQPLEFPGEEGLAAAITEELEDMAEDNTSSRAGNLVVPNLSSEVSDVTSSSGPVKLADLQRILNNLSGGPVGIAGDQDEGLALGDILKPELIMPLLEALPVQERLSSHLPEGHSRAEDILELLQSPPFRQQVDAFTYVLRTGQIDLTQFGIDPSKYKFTVDSFLEALEDSVSTQSRDAMDES
- the RPN13 gene encoding regulatory particle non-ATPase 13, encoding MSSSEAFPVMQEIMLEFRAGKMSLQGTRVVPDARKGLVRIARGDEGLIHFQWLDRNQNTVEDDQIVFPDEALFEKVNQSSDRVYILKFNSDDRKLFFWMQEPRAEGDAELCSSVNQYLNQPLEFPGEEGLAAAITEELEDMAEDNTSSRAGNLVVPNLSSEVSDVTSSSGPVKLADLQRILNNLSGGPVGIAGDQDEGLALGDILKPELIMPLLEALPVQERLSSHLPEGHSRAEDILELLQSPPFRQQVDAFTYVLRTGQIDLTQFGIDPSKLDSFLEALEDSVSTQSRDAMDES
- a CDS encoding Glycosyl hydrolase superfamily protein (Glycosyl hydrolase superfamily protein; FUNCTIONS IN: cation binding, hydrolase activity, hydrolyzing O-glycosyl compounds, catalytic activity; INVOLVED IN: carbohydrate metabolic process; LOCATED IN: anchored to membrane; EXPRESSED IN: 22 plant structures; EXPRESSED DURING: 13 growth stages; CONTAINS InterPro DOMAIN/s: Glycoside hydrolase, catalytic core (InterPro:IPR017853), Glycoside hydrolase, family 17 (InterPro:IPR000490), Glycoside hydrolase, subgroup, catalytic core (InterPro:IPR013781); BEST Arabidopsis thaliana protein match is: Glycosyl hydrolase superfamily protein (TAIR:AT3G15800.1); Has 2133 Blast hits to 2119 proteins in 127 species: Archae - 0; Bacteria - 0; Metazoa - 3; Fungi - 2; Plants - 2120; Viruses - 0; Other Eukaryotes - 8 (source: NCBI BLink).) encodes the protein MRSSKLLLLKFFFFFFFNLTSLEYQVDGAFVGTYGINYGRIADNIPSPEKVVLLLKQAKIRNVRIYDVDHTVLEAFSGTGLDLVVGLPNGFLKEMSSNADHAFSWVKENIQSFLPKTRIRGIAIGNEVLGGGDSELAGALLGAAKNVYNALKKMNLEDTVQITTAHSQAVFSDSYPPSSCVFKENVVQFMKPLLEFFQQIGSPFCLNAYPFLAYTYNPKEIDINYALFKPTEGIYDPKTDLHYDNMLDAQIDAAYMALQDAGFKKMEVMITETGWASKGDSDEPAATPENARTYNYNLRKRLAKKKGTPLRPKTVLKAYIFALFNENSKPGKSSETHFGLFKPDGTISYDIGFNNLKSDSPKSLISSSKSARYYVALVISVSAFLLMI
- a CDS encoding Glycosyl hydrolase superfamily protein (Glycosyl hydrolase superfamily protein; FUNCTIONS IN: cation binding, hydrolase activity, hydrolyzing O-glycosyl compounds, catalytic activity; INVOLVED IN: carbohydrate metabolic process; LOCATED IN: anchored to membrane; EXPRESSED IN: 22 plant structures; EXPRESSED DURING: 13 growth stages; CONTAINS InterPro DOMAIN/s: Glycoside hydrolase, catalytic core (InterPro:IPR017853), Glycoside hydrolase, family 17 (InterPro:IPR000490), Glycoside hydrolase, subgroup, catalytic core (InterPro:IPR013781); BEST Arabidopsis thaliana protein match is: Glycosyl hydrolase superfamily protein (TAIR:AT3G15800.1); Has 2078 Blast hits to 2068 proteins in 126 species: Archae - 0; Bacteria - 0; Metazoa - 3; Fungi - 2; Plants - 2065; Viruses - 0; Other Eukaryotes - 8 (source: NCBI BLink).), whose translation is MSSNADHAFSWVKENIQSFLPKTRIRGIAIGNEVLGGGDSELAGALLGAAKNVYNALKKMNLEDTVQITTAHSQAVFSDSYPPSSCVFKENVVQFMKPLLEFFQQIGSPFCLNAYPFLAYTYNPKEIDINYALFKPTEGIYDPKTDLHYDNMLDAQIDAAYMALQDAGFKKMEVMITETGWASKGDSDEPAATPENARTYNYNLRKRLAKKKGTPLRPKTVLKAYIFALFNENSKPGKSSETHFGLFKPDGTISYDIGFNNLKSDSPKSLISSSKSARYYVALVISVSAFLLMI
- a CDS encoding Transducin family protein / WD-40 repeat family protein (Transducin family protein / WD-40 repeat family protein; FUNCTIONS IN: molecular_function unknown; LOCATED IN: chloroplast; CONTAINS InterPro DOMAIN/s: WD40 repeat-like-containing domain (InterPro:IPR011046), WD40/YVTN repeat-like-containing domain (InterPro:IPR015943); BEST Arabidopsis thaliana protein match is: Transducin family protein / WD-40 repeat family protein (TAIR:AT3G33530.1); Has 171 Blast hits to 144 proteins in 55 species: Archae - 0; Bacteria - 0; Metazoa - 105; Fungi - 0; Plants - 41; Viruses - 0; Other Eukaryotes - 25 (source: NCBI BLink).) — encoded protein: MCSSSDCILPGPPSRSNLSAADLSPSGLLAFASGSSVSLVDSRSLQLISSVSLPSPISCAFSTVTSVRWAPVPVQRDLFSSDLLIAVGDHLGRIALVDFRLCSVRLWLEQSCDSASARGKSLGCGGVQDLCWVLARPDSYVLAAITGPSSLSLYTDSGQLFWKYDASPEYLSCIRCDPFDSRHFCVLGLKGFLLSLKLLGTTENDVPTKEFQIQTDCSDLQKLEREVVASSSHSTCPASAVFPLYSAKFSFSPHWKHILFATFPRELFVFDLKYEAALYVVALPRGYAKFVDVLPDPSQEFLYCLHLDGRLSIWRRKEGEQVHVLCAIEEFMPTIGNSVPSPSLLTLLISQLDSTLQNIRTIHSDALLDSSELEISFDFNNDAFLLFKTHFISISDDGKIWSWILTFNGDEDSNPQTNENLIESPTNGNQDLHPNISFEITLVGQLQLLSSAVTVLAIPTPSMTATLARGGNFPAVVVPLVALGTEAGTIDVVDVSANAVAASFSAHTSSIRGLNWLGNSRLVSYSCSRVSKRTGGYVNKLVVTCLRSGVSRGFRVLQKPERAPIRALRASSSGRYLLILFRDAPVEVWAMTKSPVMLRSLALPFTVLEWTLPTIPSIAQKSLSKQLSMSSNQEVNVTPSDIETPNASDSKAVAADALQDDASESFAFALVNGSLGVFEVYGRRIRDFRPKWPASSFISTDGLITAMAYRLPHVVTGDKLGNIRWWDVVSGNSSSFNTCKEGIKKIKFSPVFSGDISRGRITVLFYDNTFSIYDLDSPDPLAISLMRPQIPGTLILELDWLPLRTSKFDSLVLCVAGTDGSFRLVEVHLDEKMTTQIPPKERFRSVPLCTPMLLPTPHALLGVKPSWFNTSSTCIDKRPHSIPGRTSSSKDLRSFMIDFPPIGDPAVLEMFLKVLEPYRSEGCLLDDEKAKLYSSLVNKGCAARFAFAAAIFGETSEALFWLQLPSAMKHVVNKTASKSAKKQFEETATLSKTSSKGPSSTGFEKNGSMSEGQLRLMAFEQKDLWVCANERIPWHEKLEGEEAIQNRVHELVSVGNLEGAVSLLLSTSPDSSYFYPNALRAVALSSTVSKSLVELAVKVVAANMVRSDRSLSGTHLLCSVGRYQEACSQLQDAGCWTDSATLAATHLNGSDYARVLQRWAGHVVNIEHNLWRGVILYVAVGAFEEALAVFRKAERAETAAIFIMACRETLADSWSIDPKNEDVMVVTESYALYQRKLVHLCMDSPPSFH